One window of Paenibacillus sp. FSL K6-3182 genomic DNA carries:
- a CDS encoding type 1 glutamine amidotransferase domain-containing protein gives MPLQNKTVICLLDDEFEDLELWYPVYRAREAGATVLYAGPEKGKTHIGKYGVPAVADLSFDEVNSEDIIGLLVPGGWAPDKLRRYPKVLQLVQELNAADKPIGQICHAGWVLISAKILEGRKVTSTPGIRDDMENAGATWFDEAVVVDGNLISARRPPDLPPYAKAFVDALVQRMG, from the coding sequence ATGCCGTTACAAAATAAAACCGTCATCTGCTTGCTAGACGACGAATTTGAGGATTTGGAGCTATGGTATCCCGTATATCGTGCGCGTGAAGCTGGTGCGACCGTTTTATATGCTGGACCTGAGAAAGGTAAAACACATATCGGAAAATACGGCGTGCCTGCAGTAGCTGATTTGTCATTTGATGAAGTAAATAGCGAAGACATTATCGGTTTATTGGTCCCAGGCGGCTGGGCACCTGATAAGCTTCGCCGTTATCCTAAAGTTCTCCAGCTCGTACAAGAACTGAATGCCGCTGACAAACCGATCGGCCAAATCTGTCATGCGGGCTGGGTACTCATCTCGGCGAAAATATTGGAGGGGCGCAAAGTCACTTCAACACCAGGCATTCGAGATGACATGGAAAATGCAGGAGCGACATGGTTCGATGAAGCCGTCGTTGTTGATGGAAATCTCATTTCCGCACGCCGTCCGCCCGATCTTCCTCCTTATGCAAAAGCGTTTGTAGATGCACTAGTACAGCGAATGGGTTAA
- a CDS encoding CoA-binding protein, producing MAFENPTREHIKGILENSTTVAVVGLSDNPERVSYMVSEAMQAKGYTIIPVNPNADSILGQKSYASLKDIPVPVDIVNVFRRSEHTPPVAEEAVAIGAKTFWLQLGIANEEAASIAAAGGLEVIMDRCIKVEDSILLPNGKPKR from the coding sequence ATGGCATTTGAGAATCCAACTCGCGAGCATATTAAGGGTATTTTGGAGAATAGCACGACGGTAGCTGTTGTAGGCTTGTCAGACAATCCAGAGCGCGTATCCTATATGGTATCTGAAGCGATGCAAGCGAAGGGCTATACGATTATTCCTGTTAATCCTAACGCCGATTCAATCTTGGGACAAAAAAGTTATGCCTCTCTAAAAGATATTCCCGTGCCAGTAGATATCGTAAATGTTTTTCGCAGAAGCGAGCATACGCCGCCTGTAGCTGAAGAGGCGGTTGCCATCGGCGCAAAAACCTTCTGGCTGCAGCTTGGCATTGCAAACGAGGAAGCGGCTTCGATTGCTGCAGCAGGCGGTCTAGAGGTTATAATGGATCGTTGTATCAAGGTGGAGGATTCCATCTTGCTTCCGAACGGGAAACCCAAAAGATAA
- the ptsP gene encoding phosphoenolpyruvate--protein phosphotransferase yields MIQGIGASAGIAIGRSFVLPNWEWELPEQKIDVADFAREFERVYEGIRTSKSEIEQIKDDLRDVVGSEETHIFDAHIAILDDPVFMNEIQGIIQRQYKAAEVAVKEAIDHFVTMFDLLDDEYMKERALDIKDVGNRLLKHLLGAPEITLPSDTQPFILIAKELSPSQLAHINPQHVLGIVTLAGSKTSHSAIMARALGVPLVVGVETRLVEPIQTGQTLVIDGNDGTVFIDPAQQVIDYYTELHSHQSEAKKRLHGIAGHRPVTPDGKRLELAANISSYKELEIAMSSGAHGVGLFRTEFLYMDRNRFPKEEEQFEVYRSVAERLEGEPLVIRTLDVGGDKQLDYFDLPEEDNPFLGYRAIRISLDRKDLFKTQLRAILRASHYGQVKLMYPLISSVDEVRAANAVLNEAKLELEAAGYPYDKGMKIGIMIEVPAAVMIADLLAEEVDFFSIGTNDLVQFTLAVDRMNEEIAHLYEPYHPALIRMLRMTVEAAKRSGITVGVCGELAGDLRALPIWLSLDVDELSMSSHSILPIKERLLFTSQEESHEVFQQLHHCRTSTEILEQLTGFMERLDKKTANG; encoded by the coding sequence ATGATTCAAGGAATAGGGGCGTCAGCAGGCATAGCGATTGGGAGATCGTTTGTGCTTCCGAATTGGGAATGGGAGTTACCGGAGCAAAAAATCGATGTAGCTGATTTTGCCCGCGAGTTCGAACGTGTATACGAAGGCATTCGTACCTCTAAGTCTGAAATTGAACAGATTAAAGATGATCTGCGAGATGTTGTCGGTTCAGAGGAAACACATATATTCGATGCTCATATAGCCATTTTGGACGATCCTGTCTTTATGAATGAAATCCAAGGTATTATCCAACGCCAGTACAAAGCGGCTGAAGTTGCTGTTAAGGAAGCTATTGATCATTTTGTTACGATGTTTGATCTGCTTGACGATGAGTACATGAAAGAACGGGCGCTAGATATTAAGGATGTGGGCAATCGATTGCTGAAGCATCTGCTGGGAGCGCCAGAAATTACACTGCCTTCAGATACGCAGCCATTTATATTGATTGCTAAGGAGTTGTCTCCTTCTCAGCTAGCACATATTAATCCGCAGCATGTGCTCGGCATTGTGACTCTTGCTGGCAGCAAAACTTCACATTCAGCTATTATGGCTAGAGCGCTCGGCGTACCTCTTGTTGTTGGTGTAGAGACGAGGTTAGTTGAGCCTATTCAAACAGGGCAAACGCTAGTTATTGATGGTAATGACGGCACTGTGTTTATCGATCCTGCTCAGCAAGTTATTGACTATTACACTGAGCTGCACTCCCATCAATCGGAAGCGAAAAAAAGACTGCACGGCATTGCAGGTCATCGCCCGGTAACGCCTGATGGCAAAAGGCTGGAGCTTGCAGCCAATATTAGCTCCTACAAAGAGCTGGAAATTGCGATGTCGAGCGGGGCGCATGGGGTTGGGCTGTTCCGCACGGAATTTTTGTACATGGATCGAAATCGGTTTCCAAAGGAAGAAGAACAGTTTGAGGTATATCGCAGCGTAGCCGAACGCCTTGAGGGTGAGCCGCTCGTCATCAGAACGCTGGATGTCGGCGGTGACAAGCAGCTCGATTATTTTGACCTGCCAGAGGAAGACAATCCTTTCCTAGGTTACAGAGCCATTCGGATATCGCTGGATCGTAAAGATTTGTTCAAAACGCAGCTTCGTGCTATTTTGCGGGCAAGTCATTACGGTCAAGTAAAGCTTATGTATCCGCTTATTTCATCTGTCGATGAAGTACGTGCTGCAAATGCAGTATTAAACGAAGCGAAGCTTGAGCTTGAAGCAGCGGGGTATCCCTATGATAAAGGGATGAAGATCGGAATTATGATTGAAGTTCCTGCCGCAGTTATGATCGCTGATTTACTCGCGGAAGAGGTTGATTTCTTTAGTATCGGCACGAATGACCTGGTACAGTTTACGTTAGCTGTGGATCGTATGAATGAGGAAATCGCACACTTGTATGAGCCTTACCATCCAGCGCTCATTCGAATGCTGCGCATGACGGTGGAAGCGGCAAAACGAAGCGGGATTACGGTTGGCGTGTGCGGTGAGCTTGCAGGGGATCTAAGAGCGCTGCCGATATGGCTAAGCCTTGATGTAGATGAGCTGAGCATGTCTTCACATTCGATTTTGCCCATCAAGGAAAGGCTGCTCTTCACTTCACAAGAAGAAAGCCATGAGGTATTTCAGCAGCTGCATCATTGCCGTACAAGTACAGAAATATTAGAGCAGCTAACTGGTTTTATGGAGCGCTTGGACAAAAAAACAGCGAATGGTTAA
- a CDS encoding shikimate kinase encodes MSKLVLIGFMGTGKSTVSKLLSEKVGCTRIDGDEEIEKLENKRVSDIFASDGEAGFRIIETKVLGTILEREDTCVVATGGGAVLSPINRELMLKNGFVVALKASPDQIIARVKTDTERPLLQGDAEERVNLLLKQREHAYDFAHFTIDTTNMSVEEVVAAILEQWSLHK; translated from the coding sequence TTGAGTAAATTAGTGCTTATCGGGTTTATGGGAACCGGCAAATCAACCGTCAGCAAGCTGCTTTCCGAGAAGGTGGGCTGCACGCGCATCGACGGCGATGAAGAAATCGAAAAGCTGGAAAACAAGCGGGTTTCTGATATTTTTGCATCGGATGGCGAAGCAGGATTCCGGATCATTGAAACCAAAGTGCTGGGAACGATTTTGGAGCGCGAGGATACCTGTGTGGTTGCAACAGGCGGCGGCGCAGTGCTAAGTCCCATTAATCGTGAGCTAATGCTTAAAAACGGTTTTGTCGTCGCTTTAAAGGCGAGCCCAGATCAAATCATCGCTCGGGTAAAGACGGACACAGAGCGGCCTTTGCTTCAAGGCGATGCAGAGGAGCGAGTTAATCTGCTGCTTAAACAGCGTGAGCATGCTTACGATTTTGCTCATTTTACGATCGATACGACAAATATGAGTGTGGAAGAAGTTGTTGCTGCAATACTCGAGCAATGGTCGCTTCATAAATAA
- a CDS encoding proline--tRNA ligase yields MRQSKLLMPTLREAPSEAEAASHQLMLRAGLIRQLAAGIYTYLPLGRRVLRKLEQIVREEMDQAGAQEVLMPSMQPAELWQQSGRYEVYGPELMRLRDRHDREFTLGPTHEEVITALVRSEVSSYRQLPMTLYQIQTKFRDEKRPRYGLLRGREFLMKDAYSFDEDWDGLHRSYTSMYEAYNRIFTRCGLNYRPVEADAGSIGGEGGTHEFMALADIGEDTIAVCNSCDYAANLEKAEYKLSEQPTDTVQNNDAALVRHHTPDIKKIDQLVEAFGQGADAFMKTLIYVADGAPVAVVVRGDHEVNEIKVKNALAVAHLELADQATTERVTGAPTGFAGPIGLQIPVYADHAVLAMKSGIAGANEQDYHIGNVIPSIHLKDVQAGDYRNAAIGDGCPRCETGSLVFYRGIEVGHVFKLGTKYSEALNAKFLNASGSEQPLIMGCYGIGVSRLLSAVLEQHSDSNGIIWPKSIAPYQVHVVPVSAKDQVQMDLAAHITARLLEAGVDTLLDDRDERPGVKFKDSDLIGIPLRIVVGKHAADGIVELKQRNELEAQKLELEEAIAFALRS; encoded by the coding sequence ATGAGACAAAGTAAGCTTTTAATGCCTACCTTGCGCGAGGCGCCGTCAGAAGCGGAAGCAGCCAGCCATCAATTAATGCTGCGTGCAGGTCTTATTAGACAGCTTGCCGCAGGTATTTATACGTATTTGCCGCTTGGCAGGCGCGTGCTCAGAAAACTCGAGCAAATCGTAAGAGAAGAAATGGATCAAGCCGGAGCTCAAGAGGTATTAATGCCCTCTATGCAGCCGGCAGAGCTGTGGCAGCAATCGGGTCGATATGAGGTGTACGGACCTGAGCTTATGCGGCTGCGAGATCGCCATGATCGCGAGTTTACGCTTGGACCAACGCATGAAGAAGTGATTACAGCTCTGGTGCGCAGCGAGGTAAGCTCTTATCGACAGCTGCCAATGACATTGTATCAGATTCAAACTAAATTCCGCGACGAGAAGCGTCCGCGCTATGGCTTGCTCCGCGGCAGAGAGTTTTTAATGAAAGATGCTTATTCCTTTGATGAGGATTGGGATGGGCTTCATCGCAGCTATACGAGCATGTACGAGGCTTATAATCGCATCTTCACACGCTGTGGTCTAAATTACCGTCCGGTTGAAGCTGATGCAGGTTCAATTGGCGGAGAAGGCGGAACACATGAATTTATGGCACTCGCTGATATTGGTGAAGACACGATTGCTGTGTGCAATTCATGCGACTATGCGGCGAATTTGGAAAAAGCTGAATACAAGCTGTCGGAACAACCAACGGATACAGTGCAGAATAATGATGCTGCGTTAGTGCGTCATCATACACCGGATATCAAGAAGATTGACCAGCTTGTGGAGGCTTTTGGCCAAGGGGCAGATGCTTTTATGAAAACACTGATTTATGTTGCAGACGGTGCTCCGGTTGCTGTTGTTGTTCGGGGAGACCATGAGGTAAATGAAATAAAAGTGAAAAATGCGCTTGCTGTAGCACATCTGGAGCTTGCGGATCAAGCTACGACAGAGCGGGTAACTGGCGCACCTACCGGCTTTGCTGGGCCGATCGGCTTGCAAATTCCCGTTTATGCTGACCATGCGGTTCTTGCGATGAAATCAGGAATTGCAGGAGCGAATGAGCAGGATTATCATATCGGAAATGTTATCCCAAGCATTCATTTGAAGGATGTGCAGGCAGGTGATTATCGAAATGCAGCAATAGGCGACGGGTGCCCGCGATGCGAGACAGGCAGCTTGGTATTTTACCGCGGCATTGAGGTTGGCCATGTGTTTAAGCTGGGAACGAAATACAGTGAAGCGCTAAATGCTAAGTTTTTAAATGCGTCGGGCTCAGAACAGCCGTTAATAATGGGCTGTTATGGTATCGGAGTTTCACGTTTGCTCTCCGCAGTACTTGAACAGCACTCCGATAGCAATGGCATCATTTGGCCTAAATCGATCGCACCTTACCAAGTTCATGTGGTACCTGTATCAGCGAAGGATCAGGTCCAAATGGATTTGGCTGCACATATTACAGCAAGATTGCTTGAGGCTGGGGTAGATACGCTGCTCGATGATCGTGACGAGCGCCCAGGCGTCAAATTCAAGGACTCCGATCTTATCGGCATACCACTGCGCATTGTAGTGGGGAAACATGCTGCTGATGGAATCGTAGAGCTTAAGCAAAGGAACGAATTAGAAGCGCAAAAGCTAGAATTAGAAGAAGCTATCGCTTTTGCTTTGCGTAGCTAA
- the aroA gene encoding 3-phosphoshikimate 1-carboxyvinyltransferase → MDVLVTPTPRLEGELQALSSKNYTTRYLLVAALAEGTSTIYFPAHSEDSDAMRRCIRDLGATVEEDEEKIVITGFGRNPKPVEQLDVGNAGAVLRFLMAIAALCPDVTFINRYPDSLGKRPHSDLIESLTAMGVSIEHNEGKLPIRIQGGAPKGGKIQVSGNISSQFLSALLFLTPLLEEDSEIEVLHDLKSKVVVGQTLEVLEQAGIVIHADEDYMRFRIPGGQSYEAKTYSVQGDYPGSAAILAAAAVTESDVIVHRLEEKSKQGERAVVDVLKMMEVPLTHENGIVHVKGNGKLKAVEFDGDHATDAVLAMVAAAVFAEGTSRFYNVENLRYKECDRITDYLNELRKAGANVEERQAEIIVHGRPEGVEGGVEINAHYDHRVIMALSVVGLRAKQPIRIRDAHHVAKSYPIFFDHLQALGAKVEWIEG, encoded by the coding sequence ATGGACGTTTTAGTGACACCAACGCCAAGACTTGAAGGTGAACTTCAAGCGCTTTCTTCAAAAAATTATACCACTCGCTACCTTCTGGTAGCCGCTCTAGCTGAAGGAACGAGTACGATTTATTTCCCAGCCCACAGTGAAGACAGCGATGCAATGCGCCGCTGCATTCGGGATTTGGGAGCAACGGTTGAGGAAGACGAGGAGAAAATCGTTATTACCGGTTTTGGCCGCAATCCTAAGCCAGTTGAGCAGCTGGATGTAGGTAACGCAGGTGCGGTTTTGCGGTTTTTGATGGCCATCGCGGCACTTTGCCCAGACGTAACCTTTATTAATCGTTATCCAGATTCTCTAGGTAAACGACCTCATAGCGACCTCATTGAATCTTTGACAGCGATGGGCGTTTCTATTGAGCATAATGAAGGCAAGCTGCCTATTCGAATTCAAGGCGGCGCTCCAAAGGGCGGCAAAATTCAAGTTTCAGGCAACATAAGCTCGCAATTTTTGAGTGCGCTGCTGTTTTTGACGCCTCTTCTCGAAGAGGACAGTGAAATTGAAGTGCTGCATGATTTGAAGTCAAAAGTAGTAGTTGGCCAGACACTAGAAGTATTGGAGCAAGCGGGTATTGTTATCCATGCAGATGAGGACTATATGAGGTTCCGCATCCCAGGCGGTCAAAGCTATGAAGCAAAAACTTATTCTGTGCAAGGCGACTACCCGGGGTCTGCAGCCATTCTAGCAGCTGCGGCTGTAACGGAATCGGATGTCATCGTACACCGTTTGGAAGAGAAGAGCAAGCAAGGCGAACGCGCTGTCGTTGATGTGTTGAAAATGATGGAAGTTCCGCTTACGCATGAGAATGGCATTGTCCACGTGAAGGGCAATGGCAAGCTCAAAGCAGTCGAGTTCGATGGCGATCATGCAACGGATGCTGTACTTGCAATGGTTGCAGCGGCTGTTTTTGCTGAAGGCACATCTAGATTTTATAATGTAGAAAATTTGCGCTACAAAGAGTGTGACCGCATTACCGATTATTTGAATGAATTAAGAAAAGCTGGAGCCAATGTCGAAGAACGCCAAGCTGAGATTATCGTGCATGGACGTCCTGAAGGTGTAGAGGGCGGTGTCGAAATCAATGCGCATTACGACCATCGTGTCATCATGGCATTATCGGTCGTTGGATTGCGTGCGAAACAGCCTATTCGAATTCGTGATGCACATCATGTAGCGAAGTCCTATCCGATATTCTTCGATCATTTGCAAGCTTTAGGCGCTAAGGTTGAATGGATTGAAGGTTAA
- a CDS encoding glucose PTS transporter subunit IIA: MVFIGSLQQLGRAFMLPMIVLPGAAIFLSLSKLPWDYFGLPGMEGYLLAASETIFTYLPYIFALGISLGLTGNALAAGMAALVGMAIYSGITGSAEVPIEPTVLIGTLIGIISGVSHERFKSLKLPEYIQFFGGPRFVPLFVSVVSLLFSIAMINIAPYLQSMMINLGEIVESGGGFGVFLYGFVHRILVVFGLHHLVSHVFWFQIGSFETASGQMVYGDLPRFFAGDPTAGSFMAGLYPTMMFALPAIAFAIIHEAREDLKPKIRKTFMYAALASFLTGVTEPVEFAFLFVAPYLYVVHAILSGIIMWVTYELGIKHGFSFSAGAIDYVINEHLATRGWLIIPIGIVVGFVYYFLFRWAIRRFRIPTPGREEGSQLDEWAGDIPYRAPLILQAIGGKQNIEKMESCITRLRLKVSNDKLLDINALRNLGAAGVIKLGGGHVQVVFGTYSELIREEMIKTIHRDQAQVLFHSPMQGRMIPLDEVPDPIFAGKLVGQGVAFIPEKGELVSPVKGKVMHIYPTMHAIGILTPEGLEVLLHIGIDTSRLAGKAYFNALVKEGDEVTPGMMLIKFDLQRVRKESKSLATPMVITNSDLVHSWRFAPFKAVKKGQSSVLSVVLKERNGGGETQ, translated from the coding sequence ATGGTTTTCATTGGGAGCCTGCAGCAGCTTGGTAGAGCATTCATGCTGCCGATGATTGTTCTGCCAGGTGCGGCTATATTTTTGAGTTTAAGCAAGCTGCCATGGGATTACTTTGGCCTTCCAGGGATGGAAGGCTATTTACTAGCTGCAAGCGAAACGATTTTTACATATTTACCATATATTTTTGCGCTTGGCATCTCACTAGGCTTAACGGGTAATGCTCTCGCAGCAGGGATGGCTGCTCTTGTAGGTATGGCTATTTATAGCGGTATTACAGGGTCGGCAGAGGTGCCGATTGAACCAACCGTGCTCATTGGTACACTTATAGGAATTATTTCAGGCGTGAGCCATGAGAGGTTTAAAAGCTTAAAATTACCGGAATACATACAATTTTTTGGCGGACCGCGGTTTGTACCGTTATTTGTAAGTGTTGTTAGTTTGTTGTTCTCAATAGCTATGATCAATATTGCGCCTTATTTACAAAGCATGATGATAAATCTGGGTGAAATTGTTGAATCGGGTGGCGGCTTCGGTGTATTTTTATACGGATTTGTACACAGGATTTTGGTTGTATTCGGTTTGCATCATTTGGTCAGCCATGTATTCTGGTTTCAAATTGGCAGCTTTGAAACAGCTTCAGGACAGATGGTGTATGGCGATCTTCCGCGTTTCTTCGCTGGCGATCCTACTGCCGGCTCGTTTATGGCTGGACTTTATCCGACGATGATGTTCGCTTTGCCAGCCATCGCATTCGCCATTATTCACGAAGCGCGCGAGGATTTAAAGCCGAAAATTCGGAAAACGTTTATGTATGCAGCGCTTGCGTCATTTCTAACTGGCGTTACTGAGCCGGTTGAGTTCGCATTTTTGTTTGTTGCTCCGTATTTATACGTCGTCCATGCGATATTGTCAGGCATTATCATGTGGGTTACTTACGAGCTTGGCATTAAGCACGGATTCTCCTTCTCAGCAGGAGCCATAGATTATGTTATCAACGAGCATTTGGCAACACGAGGTTGGTTAATCATTCCGATCGGCATCGTTGTTGGCTTCGTTTATTACTTTTTGTTTCGCTGGGCGATACGAAGATTTCGGATTCCGACACCAGGTCGTGAGGAAGGCTCACAGCTTGATGAATGGGCAGGCGATATCCCTTATCGTGCACCGCTTATTTTGCAAGCCATTGGTGGTAAACAAAATATAGAAAAGATGGAGTCCTGTATTACAAGACTGCGGCTTAAAGTTTCCAACGATAAGCTGCTCGACATAAATGCGCTTCGAAATCTGGGCGCTGCAGGTGTAATCAAATTAGGCGGTGGACATGTTCAGGTCGTATTTGGCACGTATTCCGAACTTATTCGTGAAGAAATGATCAAGACCATTCATCGTGATCAAGCACAAGTTTTGTTCCACTCGCCGATGCAAGGCCGCATGATTCCTCTTGATGAGGTGCCTGATCCGATATTTGCGGGCAAACTCGTCGGACAAGGCGTCGCATTTATACCGGAGAAAGGAGAGCTTGTATCGCCGGTTAAGGGCAAGGTGATGCATATTTATCCGACGATGCATGCGATCGGCATTCTTACTCCTGAGGGGTTGGAAGTTCTGCTTCATATAGGCATAGATACTTCGCGTCTGGCTGGCAAAGCGTATTTTAATGCGCTCGTTAAAGAAGGGGACGAAGTTACGCCAGGCATGATGCTTATAAAATTTGATTTGCAGCGTGTTCGAAAGGAGAGCAAATCTCTTGCTACTCCTATGGTCATAACAAATTCTGATCTTGTTCACTCATGGCGATTTGCACCTTTCAAAGCGGTGAAAAAGGGGCAGTCCTCGGTATTGTCTGTTGTACTTAAAGAGAGAAACGGTGGAGGGGAAACACAATGA
- the gndA gene encoding NADP-dependent phosphogluconate dehydrogenase yields the protein MSKQQIGVIGLAVMGKNLALNIESRGFTVSVFNRSREKTDDLVKEAVGKNLVPTYTIEEFVQSLEVPRKILIMVQAGAGTDATIDSLVPHLAEGDIIIDGGNAYFPDTVRRSKDLEAKGFRFIGTGVSGGEEGALKGPSIMPGGQKSAYELVEPILTAISAKVGDDACCTYIGPDGAGHYVKMVHNGIEYGDMQLICEAYDLLKNVLDVSAEELHEIFSEWNKGELDSYLIEITRDIFSKYDPETGKPMVDVILDSAGQKGTGKWTSQSSLDLGVPLSIITESVFTRFLSAMKEERVAASKVLNGPAKTPFQGDRAAFIESVRKALFASKICSYAQGFAQMRAASEEFNWDLNYGEIAMIFRGGCIIRARFLQNIKDAYDRDPNLRNLLLDSYFQNIVESYQGAWREVISTAVSNGVPVPAFSSAIAYFDSYRTERLPANLLQAQRDYFGAHTFKRVDKEGSFHFNWMQS from the coding sequence ATGTCAAAACAGCAAATTGGTGTAATTGGATTAGCCGTAATGGGTAAAAACCTTGCCCTTAACATTGAAAGCAGAGGCTTCACGGTATCGGTGTTCAACCGTTCCCGCGAGAAGACTGATGATCTTGTTAAAGAAGCAGTTGGAAAAAATCTTGTTCCTACTTATACAATCGAGGAATTTGTTCAATCATTGGAAGTTCCCCGCAAAATTTTGATTATGGTACAAGCAGGTGCAGGAACAGACGCAACGATTGATTCGCTTGTTCCACATTTGGCTGAAGGCGATATCATCATCGATGGCGGCAACGCTTATTTCCCTGATACTGTTCGTCGCAGCAAAGATCTTGAAGCTAAAGGCTTCCGTTTTATCGGAACTGGCGTTTCTGGCGGCGAAGAGGGAGCACTAAAAGGACCTTCTATCATGCCGGGTGGACAAAAATCCGCTTACGAGCTGGTTGAACCCATTCTTACTGCTATTTCAGCTAAAGTTGGAGACGATGCTTGCTGCACATATATCGGACCAGATGGCGCCGGTCATTATGTGAAAATGGTACATAACGGAATCGAATACGGCGATATGCAGCTGATTTGCGAAGCTTATGATCTGCTTAAAAACGTACTTGATGTTAGTGCTGAAGAGCTGCACGAAATTTTCTCCGAGTGGAATAAAGGCGAGCTTGACAGCTATCTAATCGAAATTACTAGAGATATCTTCTCCAAATACGATCCTGAGACAGGCAAGCCAATGGTAGATGTTATCTTGGATTCCGCTGGTCAAAAAGGTACTGGAAAATGGACAAGCCAAAGCTCGCTAGATCTTGGCGTACCGCTTTCAATCATTACAGAATCCGTATTTACTCGTTTCTTGTCAGCTATGAAAGAAGAGCGCGTTGCGGCAAGCAAAGTACTTAACGGACCTGCAAAAACACCTTTCCAAGGTGACAGAGCAGCATTTATCGAATCTGTTCGCAAAGCATTGTTCGCAAGTAAAATTTGCTCGTACGCTCAAGGATTTGCTCAAATGCGTGCAGCTTCTGAAGAATTTAACTGGGATCTTAACTACGGCGAAATCGCTATGATCTTCCGCGGCGGCTGCATTATCCGTGCTCGCTTCCTGCAAAATATCAAAGACGCTTACGACCGTGATCCTAACCTGCGCAACCTTTTGCTTGATTCTTATTTCCAAAACATCGTTGAGTCGTACCAAGGGGCTTGGCGTGAAGTGATCTCCACTGCAGTTTCGAACGGAGTGCCGGTTCCTGCATTCTCAAGTGCAATTGCTTACTTCGACAGCTACCGTACGGAGCGTTTGCCTGCAAACCTGCTTCAAGCGCAGCGTGACTACTTCGGTGCTCACACGTTCAAACGTGTAGACAAAGAAGGAAGCTTCCACTTTAACTGGATGCAATCTTAA
- a CDS encoding VanZ family protein gives MKQTESYSKPFSYVRLLRFLPAIAWMAVIFALSSRTGDEINTFLPFFQKFFPFMEGFNWGHFVSYFILALTIDYGIGKRGDRFWMKVVIVLICGLYGITDEYHQSFVGGRMPDVMDVRNDLIGAAIWTIVAAVPPVRKMWRKVAP, from the coding sequence ATGAAGCAAACGGAGAGTTATTCTAAACCATTTTCATACGTTAGGCTGCTGCGCTTTTTGCCGGCTATTGCATGGATGGCTGTTATATTTGCGCTATCTTCGAGAACAGGTGATGAGATAAATACCTTTCTCCCTTTCTTTCAAAAGTTTTTCCCCTTTATGGAAGGTTTTAATTGGGGCCATTTTGTTTCCTACTTCATACTTGCACTTACGATAGACTACGGCATTGGCAAGAGGGGCGACCGATTTTGGATGAAGGTCGTTATTGTACTTATTTGTGGTTTATATGGAATTACAGATGAATATCATCAGTCTTTTGTTGGCGGCAGAATGCCGGACGTTATGGATGTGCGGAATGATCTTATCGGAGCAGCGATTTGGACGATTGTTGCAGCTGTGCCGCCAGTAAGGAAAATGTGGAGAAAAGTTGCGCCATAA